attttcagcattccatgcttcctaggatttcgcctcaagaaattacttagtcaattctagagacttaaactttcatgcatgcctagcttttctaaggaactaaaaattttatggtatgatttacatactttattaagagtaaatttatgtcataattcaactaacataacaattattgagataatagaactttattcatactgaagtttagtatacttaacaaaatttcaaatttttgaacagAATATAACCTAACCataatgaaaagtaaaatttattttaagaggaaataatttcaatttttcggtcccCCAACTTAAGATGAAAAGTTTCCTCATTGTTAGAATTGAATAGATGCTATACACCAGGTaagattctagaaaagaggaggcgAGTCAATTTGGCTGCTTATGTACCAATCTCtctctagatccaatcctagaaaTGTgcatatctattgccacacttcttattttgtaacttgttcatttttatttatgagttCCACCTCTTAGTTTATTATGCAGgaaataaaaatcctaatagaacctatcctaaaaacattaaatatcctaagaaagaaaatgaggtaaagatccccttttttatttatttgcagatccctCGAAATATGACTTATCTTTTGCTTCATCgtctttgtttttgcatgaattgCTTCGTCCCCTATTTGATATTGGAATCCATGGTTCAAATACAAAATCTGGAAACTCAGGCACACAAATAAACATGTCATTGAATATTTTCGTAAAAGCACTTTTCATTGAGTCATCTTGTACTTTTGAATATCTCTAGTAAGCTTGTTGttgccactgcatatgttgtATTAGGTCCATCAACTTTGACATCTCATCACGAAGATCTGGGCGAGGCGATTGAGTTCTGAATGTTGAGGTTGCCATGTAAGGTTTGGTTACCGGTCGAATTGGTTCTGCCTTATCAGGGATTTTAGCTGACTGCATTGGTTCGATCTCTGTAGaattttattcttcttcttcaggaTCCTCGCTCACTTCAACTCGTTGCTGCATAATAGAATCTTTGGCTACTCGGTAGAGGTTCCAATCTATGATTGTGCCCTAGCTATAACCTGTATTCTTTACGTTtgtaagaattttagctttcaagcacaaaattgttatcgtaaagggaaagtaagctgggccataacatctagtggcataattttgcatttcccttagaatgatttttcccacatcaatggtatTTTCTGTTAAGATCGAGTATAAGAAAACCATTCCCTCTAATAAAATTGTGGTCccatgtgaaataggcataaggttgaatcgaatgaaatagaaccataccttcgctaatggtgtcaaatattctctacAACAAGTGTGAGTTCCATGCTTTGATacagtccacttagaacctgaaactgtaagttcctcgagaatttttTACAATTGTTTAGCctcaatatttctcatcaaagAAGAATATTCTTCGTCTTTAAAATcaggtaattcaaagaattcattaatagtgTTTGAgcttattggtaccttgattcctcGGACAGAAACTTCAGTTAATTCGCTTGAGGTCAAATTCGTAGAAAATTCACGAACTAACTCTTCATCTGCACTaggtcttttctcacaaaacaactcccGAATGAGGGCTTTAGTAATTTGTCGAATGCGTGTAATGAAATCGgtatagttgctttctttcagtGTAAAGCCTTTTTCTGGGAGCATTTGCTGATTTTTGAAGATGCTATCGTATCTCGCCTTCGCTTCTTCACAGTGAAATTTGTTTTGTGACTCTTCAACTTGGATAGAGGCACGAGTTCTTTTGTaaggcatgattaacctgaacATACGgtggaaacaaatattttgtcgaaaatttaattaacttaaaattttaacaattcatgaaatttgaaagggtaaataagtaaattaaaatttaagataacgACATTTCTTACCACCATtgtgtaaagaaaaataagaacctaataataaaaattaaattgggagCAAAATATTTCGAATAAGGGTTGGTTAGAGGGTGATCGGTTGGTGAATCTAGGAGGTGTAATGCATATGGAAAAAGAGTGGTCAGATTGTGGCTTGGGGTTATGGAAAATTGTGATGAAGGTAGGGTGAAAGGGTGATAAGAGGCGTGTGGCTAATGCAGGGTTGTGCATGACTTAAGGCGAGGAGCAACAACAGTGCACAAGGGCTTGAGGCCCTTGTGGGAGAAGCGGCAGAGTAGCACACAAGTTGGATACGGGGCTGATACGCGAGTAGGGCCAGGCGTGAGTAGGTGCGTGTGAGTGGCAGCAGTTTGCTGGTTCGGTAGCAGTGTTATGCAAGGTAGCAGTGGTATGAGTAGGGTTGGTGCGCAAGCAAGGAGTGAGAAGGGGAAGGTGTCGTGTGAGGCAAGGGCTGTGCGTGCAGGCAGGTGCATCAAGTGCGCACGATGGGCGTATGCAACTACTGGTGGTGCCTTCAATGGTTGCTAATTGGGAGCTGCGGCATTATAAGGGTGGAGCTACTAAGGCTGATGGTGGGAAGGCTATGTAGGAGGTTGGGTTGATGAATGGTGAATGATGTGAATGATGGATGAAGGTGGAGGTATTTAAAGTGATAGAAGGGAAGAGTTCAACTAGGTTTCTTAGaacaatttatcaataaaatattctaagtcCTAATGTCATgtaacaattaataaataatataatgtatattaatatattaattattattactttatttattaaaataaaaactcttaattaaaatatgataaaatttaaactaattctaattctatacaaagttgataataattaatatacattataataaatataattatatattacttattatcaccttatttattaaaaattaatataatatattaattattattactttataattaatataattatatattacatttctccccctttagggattttcgtccccgaaaatcttacctgtgaagagatttgggtacttTTTTCACATAGCCTCTTTgggctcccatgtagcctcgtctaccccatgcctattccataatactttcacaagtgcaatGCTTTTTTTCCTTAGTTGCTTGGCCTCTCTAGTTAGAATCTTTACCGATTCTTCACCGTAAGTTATgtctggctgaatctcaactTCTGTGTAAGAAATCACATGTGACAATTCTGAACGATAACAACGTaacatagaaacatgaaatacatCATGAATCTTATCTAACTCagttggcaaagctaaccgatatgctaaggGCCCAATTCTTTTAGTCACCTCAAACGGTTTAATAAAatgtggacttagtttgcctttcttgccaaatctgagaactttcttccacggggatactttcaaaaataccctgTCACCAACctgaaactcaatctcttttcttctcaAATCTGCATAGGATTTCTATctatctgaagctgctttcaagcaatctctaatgacttttactttctcttctgtttctttgactagatcaaccccgtaaatcttattttccttaagctctgtccaatacaaaggcgtacgagacttacgtccatacaaagcttcataaggtgccatcttcaaactcaactgataattattattttaggcaaactctaccaatgacaaatatttctcccaactaccttgaaattctaaaacacaacatctgagcatatcctcaagtatctgaataacTTTCTTTgattgaccatcggtctgaggatgaaaagctgtactaaaactcaactttgtgcccaaagcttcttacaatttcttccaaaaccgcaAAGGAAATCTCAGATCTCTATCTGAGATAATTGATAACGGtactccatgtagtctgactatctctgaaatatacaactcaaccaacttgtcaagtgaataatccatacaaaATGGGATAAAATGAGTCAACTTCGTTAGCTTATCAATCAAAACCCATACTGTATCTTTTTTTCTCAGTGTCGACGGCAACcctgtcacaaaatccatggtaactcggtcccatttccactcaggaactaaTACAGGAtgcaataaacctgaaggtacctgatgttcggcCTTTACTTGTGACaaatcaagcatctagaaacaaattctaaaatatctcttttcattcctgcccACCAGTACGTTTTCCTCAAATCATTAAACATTTTTGTACTACCTGGGTGAATAGACAAAGAATTGCTATGTGCTTCCTGTAAGATCTTTCGAATGAGCTCAtcattcttcggtacacatatcTGATATATGAACATCAAAAAACCATCAGAACCGATCTTCTCTACACCCAACTCGCACTGATctcttttagcttgcaactcactgTCATCTTTCTGAGCTTTAcagatttcttcaagaaacatcggtttagctCTCAACACAGCTAAAATAGAACCGTCATCTGATAAAGCcaaactagtattcaaagctctcaatgtaaataaaaactttctactcaaggcatcagcaacaacgtTTGCCTTACCCGGGTGATAGTCTttcactagctcataatctttaatcaactctagccatcttctttgcttcaagttcaaatctttttgggtcatcaagtatttcaaaccTTTATGGTCAGTGAATATTCGACACTTCTCATGGTACAAGTGATGTCTCAAgatcttcaacgcaaatacaatggcaaCTAGCTCTAAATTGTGCGTCGGGTCAtttttctcatgtggctttaactgtctggaagcatatgctattactttaccttcatGCATAAGTACACAACTCAATCCATTCAATGATGTATCActgtaaattacaaattctttactcGGTTCTGGCTATACTAAAGcaggagcttcagtcaacaatgcctttaacttgtcaaaactctgctgacacttctaggtccattcaaacttaacaTCGTTCGGCAACAACCTTGTCAAcggggtagctatcatggaaaaatccctttacaaatcgtCTGTAATAACTAGCTAATGCAAGAAAACCTCTAACCTCTGACACATTTCTGGGTGGTTTCCACTCaacaattgttgaaattttactcggatcaactttaataccatcacttgagacaatgtgtccaaggaatccGACTTCTCaaagccagaactcacttttgctTAACTTGGCATACA
The sequence above is a segment of the Gossypium raimondii isolate GPD5lz chromosome 4, ASM2569854v1, whole genome shotgun sequence genome. Coding sequences within it:
- the LOC128040459 gene encoding uncharacterized protein LOC128040459, giving the protein MTYAICAREEASSPDVITDDGSILAVLRAKPMFLEEICKAQKDDSELQAKRDQCELGVEKIGSDGFLMFIYQICVPKNDELIRKILQEAHSNSLSIHPVKAEHQVPSGLLHPVLVPEWKWDRVTMDFVTGLPSTLRKKDTR